The sequence below is a genomic window from Thermoproteota archaeon.
ACCAGAACCAAAACCAGAACCAAAACCAGAACCAAAACCAGAACCAAAACCAGAACCAAAACCAGAACCAAAACCAGAACCAAAACCAGAACCAAAACCAGAACCAAAACCAGAACCAAAACCAGAATTAGAGAGTGATGATCCCTTCGAAGGAATTGATACTAAGGATATCAACAAGTATGCAGACATGTATGATGAACCTCCCCCTGAGAGTGATGCTCAAGCAAAAGAGCTTTCCTCAAAGATTCGTAAATGGATTGAAGATGGAAGACCAAAACCTGGTGAGGAACCAAAGAAACAAGACGATGCAGATAAATCTAAAAAGAAACGTTCTCTATTTGGTAGATTTAAGAAATGAAATTAAAAACAAAAGATTTTCTCACACTG
It includes:
- a CDS encoding signal recognition particle-docking protein FtsY, whose amino-acid sequence is PEPKPEPKPEPKPEPKPEPKPEPKPEPKPEPKPEPKPEPKPELESDDPFEGIDTKDINKYADMYDEPPPESDAQAKELSSKIRKWIEDGRPKPGEEPKKQDDADKSKKKRSLFGRFKK